A portion of the Streptomyces platensis genome contains these proteins:
- a CDS encoding DJ-1/PfpI family protein, whose product MNPRTVHLAAYDTLADWEYGHAIGHLRSGSYFRAAQGPYDVVTVAATTGRPVTTMGGQRIVPGLALDALRPEDSALLILPGAHLWDSGEELLPFAAKAREFLAAGVPVAAICGATAGLAREGMLDDRPHTSGAAPYLAAQPGYRGGDHYREADAVRAGGLITAGPTEPVAFAREIFAELGVMEPRILDAWYRLFAHSDAEAFPVLMTAGTDGSEDGAV is encoded by the coding sequence AATCCGCGCACCGTGCATCTCGCCGCCTACGACACGCTCGCGGACTGGGAGTACGGCCACGCCATCGGCCACCTCCGCAGCGGCAGTTACTTCCGTGCGGCGCAGGGCCCGTACGACGTGGTCACCGTCGCGGCCACCACCGGCCGGCCGGTGACGACCATGGGCGGGCAGCGGATCGTGCCCGGTCTCGCGCTCGACGCGCTGCGCCCCGAGGACAGTGCGCTGCTGATCCTGCCGGGCGCCCACCTGTGGGACTCCGGCGAGGAGTTGCTGCCGTTCGCCGCCAAGGCCAGGGAGTTCCTGGCCGCCGGGGTGCCGGTCGCGGCGATCTGCGGGGCGACCGCGGGGCTGGCCCGGGAAGGCATGCTGGACGACCGTCCGCACACCAGCGGCGCCGCCCCGTACCTCGCCGCGCAGCCGGGCTACCGGGGCGGCGACCACTACCGCGAGGCCGATGCGGTGCGCGCCGGCGGTCTGATCACCGCGGGGCCGACCGAGCCGGTGGCCTTCGCCCGGGAGATCTTCGCCGAACTCGGCGTCATGGAGCCGCGGATCCTCGACGCCTGGTACCGCCTGTTCGCCCACTCCGACGCCGAGGCCTTCCCCGTTTTGATGACGGCGGGAACGGACGGCTCCGAGGACGGGGCCGTATGA